A segment of the Vagococcus hydrophili genome:
TCAACGAATACGAAATATCAGATTAGAGAAAGGAATGAGTATGGATGATTTTGGTTTCTTAATTGATGGTTCAGCCAAAAGTGGGACAATCGCCAATTGGGAAACTGGAAAAAATCTACCTAATCCAAATAGACTAAAAAGAATTGCTGAAATAGGAAATACAACAACTCTATATTTATTATATGGAATTCTCCCCTTAGATAATCAATATATATTACCTAAAGAAGATAGTGATGAAATAAAATTAGTGTTAAATCAAGATAAAACACTTAATATAAAAGAATCAATCCTCAAATCAGTAGTTGAAGATTTAACAACGTTTAACTATTCT
Coding sequences within it:
- a CDS encoding helix-turn-helix domain-containing protein — its product is MDNNKPSPIEVGQRIRNIRLEKGMSMDDFGFLIDGSAKSGTIANWETGKNLPNPNRLKRIAEIGNTTTLYLLYGILPLDNQYILPKEDSDEIKLVLNQDKTLNIKESILKSVVEDLTTFNYSNLNEFDLSLLFHSLEFIKLDSDEQIEKLLIKFISNLNWKIKNQSIDKDIITKKLENIITDFENDIEL